One Urocitellus parryii isolate mUroPar1 chromosome 8, mUroPar1.hap1, whole genome shotgun sequence DNA window includes the following coding sequences:
- the LOC144256595 gene encoding ADP/ATP translocase 2, whose product MTDAAVSFAKDFLAGGVAAAISKTAVAPIERVKLLLQVQHASKQITADKQYKGIIDCVVRIPKEQGILSFWRGNLANVIRYFPTQALNFAFKDKYKQIFLGGVDKRTQFWRYFAGNLASGGAAGATSLCFVYPLDFARTRLAADVGKAGAEREFKGLGDCLVKIYKSDGIKGLYQGFNVSVQGIIIYRAAYFGIYDTAKGMLPDPKNTHIFISWMIAQSVTAVAGLTSYPFDTVRRRMMMQSGRKGTDIMYTGTIDCWRKIARDEGGKAFFKGAWSNVLRGMGGAFVLVLYDEIKKFT is encoded by the coding sequence ATGACAGATGCTGCTGTGTCCTTCGCCAAGGACTTCCTGGCTGGTGGAGTGGCCGCGGCCATCTCCAAGACCGCGGTTGCGCCCATCGAGCGGGTCAAGCTGCTGTTGCAGGTACAACATGCCAGCAAGCAAATCACTGCAGATAAGCAATACAAGGGCATTATAGACTGCGTAGTTCGTATTCCCAAGGAGCAGGGAATCCTGTCCTTCTGGCGTGGTAACCTGGCCAATGTCATCAGATACTTCCCCACCCAGGCTCTCAACTTTGCCTTCAAAGATAAATACAAGCAGATCTTCCTGGGTGGTGTGGACAAGAGGACCCAGTTTTGGCGCTACTTTGCAGGGAACCTGGCATCAGGTGGTGCCGCAGGGGCCACATCCTTGTGTTTTGTGTATCCTCTTGATTTTGCCCGAACCCGCCTAGCAGCCGATGTGGGGAAAGCCGGAGCTGAAAGGGAATTCAAAGGCCTCGGTGACTGCCTGGTTAAGATCTACAAATCTGATGGGATTAAGGGCCTGTACCAGGGCTTTAATGTGTCTGTGCAGGGTATTATCATCTACCGAGCTGCCTACTTTGGTATCTATGACACTGCAAAGGGAATGCTTCCAGATCCCAAGAATACTCACATCTTCATCAGCTGGATGATTGCACAGTCTGTCACTGCTGTTGCTGGGTTGACTTCCTATCCATTTGATACTGTTCGCCGCCGCATGATGATGCAGTCAGGGCGCAAAGGAACTGACATCATGTATACAGGCACGATTGACTGCTGGAGGAAAATTGCCCGTGATGAAGGAGGCAAAGCTTTTTTCAAGGGTGCATGGTCCAATGTTCTCAGAGGCATGGGTGGTGCTTTTGTACTTGTTTTGTACGATGAAATCAAGAAATTCACATAA